Within the Deltaproteobacteria bacterium genome, the region CGGCATCGGCTCCCACGTGTTCGACTTCGACGACACCCACCTGCGGACCATCATTCATCCCGCGGGGCCGGTGGCCTCCGCGCTTGTGCCGCTGGCCGAGCACCGGCGCGTGTCCGGGCGCGACTTCCTGCACGCGCTCATCCTCGGCGTCGAGGTGGAGTGCCGCATCGGCAACGCCGTCTACCCAAACCACTACGACGTGGGCTGGCACATCACCGGCACCGCCGGCGTGTTCGGCGCCGCGGCCGCGGCCGGACGCCTGCTGGGGCTCGACGTGCAGGGCATGTGCTGGGCGCTGGCCGGTGCCGCCACCCAGGCCGCCGGGCTGCGGGAGATGTTCGGCACCATGCTGAAGCCGTTCCACATCGGACGCGCGGCGCAGAACGGCCTCGCCGCGGCGTTTCTGGCCGCCGAGGGGCTGACCGGCTCGGAGCGCGCCCTCGAGGCGCCGCGCGGCTTCGCCCGGGTGCTGTCCACGAAACAGGACTACGCCGCCATTTGCGACGGCTTGGGCGACAGCTACGAGACCCTGCTCAACACCTACAAGCCCTACCCTTGCGGCGTCGTGATCCACCCGAGCCTCGACGGCTGCATCAGCCTGAAACGCCGCCACGGGCTAACGGGCGACGACATCGAATCGGTGCAACTGCGGGTGCATCCGCTGGTGCTGGAACTCACCGGGAACAAGACCCCGAAGACCGGACTGCAAGGCAAGTTCAGCGTGTACCACGCCGCGGGCGCCGCCCTCGTGCTCGGGCGCGTGAACGTCGCCGAGTTCGCCGACGAAGTCGTGCAGGACCCTCGCGTCATGGCCGTGCGCGACCGGGTCTCCGCGGTGGTGGACGGCAACATCCGGGAAGCCGGCGCCGTGGTCACCATCCGGCTGAAGGACGGCCGCACCGTCGAGGAGGTCGTCGAGCAGTGCTCGGGCAGCCTGGAATGTCCGCTGTCCGATGAAGACATGGACGCGAAGGTCCACGCCCTCGCCGACCCGCTGCTGGGGACGGCGGCGACCGGGGAAATGATTCGCGCCTGCCGAACAATGGTTGAATTGGAGGATGCAAGCGCCCTCGCCCGCAGCGCCACACCGAAGGAGAAACACGAGCGGAGTTAGCGGCCGCCTCCGCGTCCCGGTTGCGAGACGCGCCGCTATAGCCCGAATCCGTCATTCCCGCGAGACAGGCGTGTTCATACTCCACACGGATGAGAATGAGTACCAACCCCCCGATTCGTCATTGCCGCGGAAGCGGGAATCCAGGGGTGGTGGTGCGGCACTACAGCGGCGTTTCCCGGCCTCGCCACCCCTGGATTCCCGCCCCCGATCGGGGTCGAGGGCAAGCTTTCGCGGCAATGACGGATCAGGCCCGATGGCCACTTCCGCCAGCTTGGGGAGAATTCCATGTCCGACCACTACGACGTCATCATCATCGGCGGCGGCTCCGGGGGCTGCGTCGCCGCCGCGCGGCTCAGCGAGGACCGGCGCCGCAAGGTGCTGCTGCTGGAGGCCGCGCCGGACCCGCAACCGATACCGGAAACCATCCGGTTGGCCAGCGCCCGGGACCGGGTCTGGCTCGAGACCCCCTACGTCGACATGGTCCCCGTGGTGCGGCCCGTCGACGGCAGCCCGTTCCGCTCCCTGGCGGGGAAGATCATGGGCGGGGGCTCGTCGGTCAACGCCATGGCTTGGGTGTGGCCGACCCGGCACGACATGGACCGGTGGGTGGCGGCGGGGAACCCCGACTGGTCCTGGGAAGCGGTCCACGGGGTCCTGAAGCGCATCGAGGCGGACCAGGACTTCCCGGACGACCCAAACCACGGCCACGCCGGACCGGTCTACGTCAAGCGTCCCTTCAGCCTGGAGTCGGACCTGTCCCCGGTGGTCCGGGCCTGCATCGACGGCGCCGCCGAAATGGGCCTGCCGCGCCTCCCCGACACCAACATCCCCGACCCCGTGGGCGTGGGACCGGGGGTCTCCAACATCAAGGACGGTGTGCGCCAGTCCGCGGTGGTGAGCCATCTCGAACCGGCACGGGGGCGTCCGAACCTCACCGTCAAGGCCGAGGCGCCGGTGCTGGGGCTGACCCTGTCGGGCAGCCGCGTGGACGGCGTGCGTTACGAGAAGGACGGCCAGATCCACACGGACAGCGCGGGCCAGGTGGTTCTGGCCGCGGGCGCGTACCGCACGCCCCAGCTCCTCATGCTGTCGGGTATCGGCCCGGCCGCCGAGCTGGAACGGATGGGCATCGAGGTGACGCACGGGCTGGAGGGCGTCGGAGGGAACTTCCAGGACCACGCCGTCGTCCACGTGACCTTCGCCGCCGCCAGGGACTTCGAGGTGGCGTGGACCCTGTCGCGGCTTCGTCTCCTGGCACGGACCTCCCCGAGCGTGGATCACGGGGACTTCAGCGCTTCGCTGCGGCCGCCCACCAGGATCGAGGGCGTAGGCACCCTGCTGCCCTTGTCGGTTCAACTGCTGGAGCAAGGGGCGTCGGGACGGATCCGCCTCCCCAGCCTGGATGCCCGGGATTTCCCCGTCGTGGAGACGGGACTGCTGGCGGACCCGAAGGACGTGGAGAAGATGGTGGCGGCCATGGAATTCCTCCGGGACCTCGCGCGCACATCGCCCATGCGCGAGTTCTGCGGCGCGTTACGCAACCCGGCTCCCGAGGAGGACTGGGCGACCTTCGCCCGTTCCACCTACGACAGCTACCACCACGCCTCCGGCACCTGCAAAATGGGGCCGGCGGACGATCCCGCCTCGGTGGTGGACCAGCGCCTGC harbors:
- a CDS encoding GMC family oxidoreductase — protein: MSDHYDVIIIGGGSGGCVAAARLSEDRRRKVLLLEAAPDPQPIPETIRLASARDRVWLETPYVDMVPVVRPVDGSPFRSLAGKIMGGGSSVNAMAWVWPTRHDMDRWVAAGNPDWSWEAVHGVLKRIEADQDFPDDPNHGHAGPVYVKRPFSLESDLSPVVRACIDGAAEMGLPRLPDTNIPDPVGVGPGVSNIKDGVRQSAVVSHLEPARGRPNLTVKAEAPVLGLTLSGSRVDGVRYEKDGQIHTDSAGQVVLAAGAYRTPQLLMLSGIGPAAELERMGIEVTHGLEGVGGNFQDHAVVHVTFAAARDFEVAWTLSRLRLLARTSPSVDHGDFSASLRPPTRIEGVGTLLPLSVQLLEQGASGRIRLPSLDARDFPVVETGLLADPKDVEKMVAAMEFLRDLARTSPMREFCGALRNPAPEEDWATFARSTYDSYHHASGTCKMGPADDPASVVDQRLRVHGLDNLWVADASIMPEVTHANTNATVYVIAERLAEFLNSAA
- a CDS encoding MmgE/PrpD family protein; amino-acid sequence: MSTPDIEVTKPLAEWVCRSDFATVPDAVRDEAARTLLNWMGCAVGGSAHESVDITLRALGPFMGQPQASVLGRTERVDVLHAALLNGIGSHVFDFDDTHLRTIIHPAGPVASALVPLAEHRRVSGRDFLHALILGVEVECRIGNAVYPNHYDVGWHITGTAGVFGAAAAAGRLLGLDVQGMCWALAGAATQAAGLREMFGTMLKPFHIGRAAQNGLAAAFLAAEGLTGSERALEAPRGFARVLSTKQDYAAICDGLGDSYETLLNTYKPYPCGVVIHPSLDGCISLKRRHGLTGDDIESVQLRVHPLVLELTGNKTPKTGLQGKFSVYHAAGAALVLGRVNVAEFADEVVQDPRVMAVRDRVSAVVDGNIREAGAVVTIRLKDGRTVEEVVEQCSGSLECPLSDEDMDAKVHALADPLLGTAATGEMIRACRTMVELEDASALARSATPKEKHERS